Genomic DNA from Dysidea avara chromosome 10, odDysAvar1.4, whole genome shotgun sequence:
AAGACCAGTACAAATGTAACACAGATATGGAGGCTATATAGTCTGTGTAGCTACATCACTACAATTATACGCATTACACAGATTCCAGTGTGTAGTTTAGTCTAGTTACTGTTCCTCCACATTCTCATGGAGGTATTAATAGTTGTGTACTGAGCAAGTGGAGGATTGTAGCATACTATAGACTTGGGGTCTGGTGCTGGCTAGGGATTGTTTTGTACTTAGTCAACTTGTTGGAGCTAATGGACATGTAACAGTAGTTCATATGACACAGGAACAGGCAATAGAATTAACAATAAACATCTTATGtggttttgtgttatataacTACGTGGGCCTCCTCGCATACTGAACAACACTGATTAGGGACTTGAGATGTGAAGATATACATCGTGTCTGCATAATTCACACTGCAGTGCAGTGAACCTGGAAAGTTGTTAGTTCTCAAAGGAACACTGAAAGTGAGTGcaatgtgtgtttgtttgtgagtgtacatgtgtgtgtgtgtgtgtgtgtgtgtgtgtgtgtgtgtgtgtgtgtgtgtgtgtgtgtgtgtgtgtgtgcgtgcgtgcgtgcgtttgggtgcgtgtatgtatgtgtgacgTACACACAATTAATTGCAACATACATACGTGCATACACACAAAGTTATATACCACCATGCAATAGGGTGGTGGTGAACTGGTTCTACTGAAGTCTTACATTTGAATTGGTTTGTTGACAAACTGTACCTCTTGAACTCAAACTACAGCTAGGGTACATAGCTACTCAGTGCTCATACATGTAGTCCTATGGAACATGCATGACACTGGCCTCAAATTAATAtttgttgatgatgatgatcagtAGCTAATTTCTAGGCCCTACCAGTTGTTGTCAGTGTCAAACAGTATTGGGCCAGTTatcttttaaaagtaactagttacatattacatattacttgcaactgaactatttagttacagttacatattacccataaaaaaagtaactataataatattacatattatattactttgtttccacagccttaagctgtcacgtgtgaaactaccaccttatcacatgacataattgcgttgttggacaatgtgcaaatcttggttatgagtaagaagctggtgaataaacttcattcagtaggcttcattacttcgttgtggttagccATTACTCAGtagattactaacgagattagtaacttcattacttatagtaataatattatgtaatattagattcattacagtaactatattacttaggtaatgtaTTACAATTtacaagtaaagtaacttgagttatattacctgtttttatagcgtatttcgttatattacttagttaccacaagagtaataatattacataacgcgttacataaacGCGTTAGCCCAACACTGAGTGCCAAAGATACGACAGTAAAGGATTGTAAAACCATGGTAACTGCTGTGGACTACATATACCGTGTATTGTGATATATACCGGCCATAAACGGCAAAATTAAGTCTTGTGGGATTAAAGTCAAGTCAGTTTATCTATTTTACATATTGGCTACATGCATGTAAATGCACAAAACTTTTCATCATTTACTGCAAATAAACTTTATTACACAGAACAATGCAGAGCATGTTGAAATTGCATGACATACTTGTTTTATGTTGTTACATAATCAAGTTATGTTTATCACAGAGCAATACAATGCTGTCTCAGCACTTTCAAAGTTAGTAGTTGCATCAGGTAGCTATGAATTAAGTAAACCAGCTGGGAGTGTAGTCAATTGCAGATACTATATAATTACTATGAACATCAGTGCAGGAGCTGCTAAGCTAGGAGATCTCATAGTTCACACACAGTGAGAGACCTCGATCTTGACCAGTTCAGCAGGGTGAGAATTTGTTTAAGGTCATCTCAGCAACCGCATCAGCTTTTGTTGCCAGGACAGCAGTTGTTGTAGCTAACAACAACTTTGAATATCATGATGTAATGATACTCATTTAACACCTGTATGAACTCATAATTAACATTTTAAATACATGTAACAATTCAGTTATAAACCATTACACATGATCTCTTTTCCAAAGAATTATGAGGCTTTTTCCTGATAAAGTCAGCTTACTATTTATAAGACAATTACATCAATCCTCTTCAGAAGATTACATAAGGTGTGCCTATTAAGGAAGATAAGAATCTATTTATAGTCATAGATGGTCTATTTATAGATACGATACTAAAATGAATATGCCTTCTATAGAAATGATGATTACTCACATGCATGTGTTGCAACAAATGCTCTTTGAATAAACAGGCCACCCAAGTGCACTTTCTCAACAGCTTTTCAATAGTCTTGATTCAAGACTATTGAAAAGCTATGCAACTCTGTTGTTTCCATAGAGCTTTGACTAAATAGGCATCTTGAGTTACACAATTATCTTGCAAATAACATATATTGATTTTCAAATTCATGGACAAACCACTTACAATTATATTAAAAAGGTTAAGTTACAGTACAGGTattgataattataattacaagtGAAATTTGgtatgactatatatatataatataattacatTGTAATTACACCAGTATAGTGTTGGGTCAGCAATTATATCATTAGTAACATGATAGTTTAATCCCTAGCATGTGTTTGGCACTGATACAGTTACACAGTTTTGTTTGGTAAGGGGAAGCAGTTTTAGTCCATTCTTTCTGGCCTCTATTGAACAAGTAGAATTTCCTGCACAACAGAAGTCCACAGAAGTTCGATTTGCCTTGACTGGTGATTGAGCTACTCTTTCTTCTACATTAGGCTTTATATGAGTTTCTGACTTTGATAAAAGTGAGATAGTTTCTTCTGACATAGGTGAAGTTCTTTTTCCACTAGCTGCATTCTTAAGATGAAGCACTGATTGATGGTTAAACTGTAGTTGTTGTTGAAATGCTAGTAGCTGTCCCATGAAACTCAGGTTAGGTGCAACACATGATCTCTTGGATTTCAAGTAATCGAATGCAATCTGTAACTCCCAGCACAAGTGTTTCATCAGATAGGCAATACACACAGTTGCTGATCGTGAAATCCCAGCCATGCAGTGTACAAAAGTGCATCCACCTTTATGCCTCACTGAATctgtacaagaaaacacaaacAACATTGTAACAACATGTCTGAAAATGTAGGACTCTATTGACAACATAGAAATGTGCTGATATGCATAAACTGTGAATTGAAACAGATACAAGTGTTCACAAGCCACAACAACTCAACATACCTATAAATTCTATAGCTGAATTGAGTTGTGATAACAAGTCAGCATGGTGGTTATCGAGTACACAGATCTGTTTGTATTCAAAActactttcaaaatatttaggagCGTTGCTTGACACATTGAGGACAGCCGTTACACCCAATTCCTTCAACAGCCTTTGGTTAGCTGCATTCTCTGCATTTCCAATATACAGGTACGGAAGAACTTGAGATGGTGGCCTAGATCTTATCTCTTCTTGGTAACTTTGAATGTTGCAATGTCCAGTTGGACGACTGTTCTTGTGTTCACCAAGTGGAAAAGAAAGACTTGGTTTCTTTCTGGGTGTACTGGGTGAAGCAGTGACCCCAGTTCCTTTACAGAAATGACAACATCTTCTACAAAACTCTTCAAATCCTCCTATATACACAAGAAACCAAATAGGTAATGACACATGACCTTGACAACATACGGGGAAAGTCATATGATTTCATAGTAAGTCAGGAAGATTATTTAATGAAGTGTGAAACCACATAAAATCACTACAAATACAAATAGTGATATTATCATATTAGCTTGCTTGTGAAAACAACTTAAATAAAAATTTAACAACTCAGGTGGCAATTGCTAAGGTATTGCAAAACACTGCTACACCCACAGGTCTCAccctacatacacacatacacataccacacacagcATGTTAGATAATCTCCTTACCATCAATGTACAGTATTGGGTTGGCTGTGCTTGGTTGCAACATTTCAACATACAAGTGAACATCTTTGTGGATGTTTTGCTTGGTGGACGATTCGTCATAGAGCACCACACACACGTCACACTGTTTTCTACGTTCAATATCCATCTTGATGGTACTTGAGCACACATTCTCAACTGCTGCAGTGCCTCTAAATATCCTTCTCATCAGTAAGGTGGATAGACGTAAGTTCAATGAAGATTTAATATGTAATTTTTGATAAGTGACATGACCGCGAATGTCAACTAGTATCAGTTGTTTTCCACGTATCCCGGCACCCTCAGCTAACCAGGCGTACACAGCGTCAACAGAAATCGCTTCACAATGGCTCGAGCAGTTTTCCATTCTAGAAATACAAAGGGAGCAGTAAAGACGGTTGAAAATATCACCACCCGCTATCTGTAGCTAAGTGAATGTATGCCTTGCTGCTTACCTAA
This window encodes:
- the LOC136237034 gene encoding dual specificity protein phosphatase 1-like translates to MENCSSHCEAISVDAVYAWLAEGAGIRGKQLILVDIRGHVTYQKLHIKSSLNLRLSTLLMRRIFRGTAAVENVCSSTIKMDIERRKQCDVCVVLYDESSTKQNIHKDVHLYVEMLQPSTANPILYIDGGFEEFCRRCCHFCKGTGVTASPSTPRKKPSLSFPLGEHKNSRPTGHCNIQSYQEEIRSRPPSQVLPYLYIGNAENAANQRLLKELGVTAVLNVSSNAPKYFESSFEYKQICVLDNHHADLLSQLNSAIEFIDSVRHKGGCTFVHCMAGISRSATVCIAYLMKHLCWELQIAFDYLKSKRSCVAPNLSFMGQLLAFQQQLQFNHQSVLHLKNAASGKRTSPMSEETISLLSKSETHIKPNVEERVAQSPVKANRTSVDFCCAGNSTCSIEARKNGLKLLPLTKQNCVTVSVPNTC